The following are from one region of the Nicotiana tabacum cultivar K326 chromosome 3, ASM71507v2, whole genome shotgun sequence genome:
- the LOC107801249 gene encoding enhancer of mRNA-decapping protein 4-like, producing the protein MTQKLSKELADVKKKLLDLTLSGSNFQSPNPLLEAPLDPTKELSRLLVEHKYEEAFPAALQRSDVSNIVPWLCSQVDLPGILSMNPLPLSEVLVSLLKQLACDVSRETSPKLSWMRNVLSAINSLSFLAQN; encoded by the exons ATGACTCAAAAATTGAGCAAAGAACTAGCTGATGTTAAAAAGAAGTTGCTTGATCTTACATTATCTGGATCAAATTTCCAATCACCAAATCCACTG CTTGAGGCTCCTCTGGATCCGACGAAAGAGTTATCTAGATTGTTAGTTGAGCACAAATACGAGGAAGCATTCCCTGCAGCCTTGCAAAGAAGTGATGTGTCTAATATTGTACCGTGGTTGTGCTCTCAG GTTGATTTACCTGGAATATTGTCGATGAATCCTCTCCCTTTGAGTGAAGTACTTGTTTCACTTCTTAAGCAGTTGGCCTGTGATGTTAGCAGGGAGACATCCCCCAAACTGTCCTGGATGAGGAATGTGCTATCTGCCATTAATTCCTTAAGTTTTTTAGCACAGAATTAA